From Streptomyces zhihengii, the proteins below share one genomic window:
- a CDS encoding MDR family MFS transporter: MTERQILQAMSGLMAGMFVAILAGTVVANALPRIIADLGASQSAYTWVVVSELLAMTATVPLWGKLSDLYNKKLLLQLSLGMFVVGSLLAGFSHGVELLIFSRVVQGIGAGGLTALAQVVMAAVIPPRRLGKYAGIFGAVFAVGTVAGPLIGGVMVDTSWLGWRWCFFIGVPFALLAIVLLQRTLKLPTVRRRDAKIDYLGAFLLVAGVCALLIWVSLAGNSFDWASWQTAALTGGGVLLLAAAVWVEARVPEPIIPLTIFRNRTVTLTTVASLLVGVAMFGGTVFLSQYFQVSLGKSPTVAGLMSLPMILGLLVSSTIAGQIISATGRWKVYLVAGAVVMAAGLALLSTIDADTGFGLLSLYMAVLGIGVGLLMQNLVLAAQNDVPAAELGAATSVLSFFRSMGGTVGTSVLGAILANRVASEMTKGFEEGGMATAGGGAAGHGAVPDMSTLPEPVRAVVEHAYGVATADLFLIATPFALLALVAVVFIKEKPLKTTSGMERLAEEAAAAGTPAADAAVAEPAAAGTGPREGGPGAGGTEAARVG; encoded by the coding sequence ATGACCGAACGCCAGATACTCCAGGCCATGTCGGGCCTGATGGCCGGCATGTTCGTCGCCATCCTGGCCGGCACCGTGGTGGCCAACGCGCTGCCCCGGATCATCGCCGACCTGGGGGCCAGCCAGTCGGCCTACACCTGGGTCGTCGTCTCCGAACTGCTCGCCATGACGGCCACCGTGCCGCTCTGGGGCAAGCTGTCGGACCTCTACAACAAGAAGCTGCTGCTCCAGCTCTCCCTCGGCATGTTCGTCGTCGGGTCGCTGCTGGCCGGCTTCTCCCACGGCGTCGAGCTGCTGATCTTCAGCCGCGTCGTCCAGGGCATCGGCGCGGGTGGGCTGACCGCCCTGGCGCAGGTCGTCATGGCCGCCGTGATCCCGCCGCGGCGGCTCGGCAAGTACGCCGGCATCTTCGGCGCCGTCTTCGCCGTGGGCACCGTGGCCGGACCGCTGATCGGCGGTGTCATGGTGGACACCTCGTGGCTCGGCTGGCGCTGGTGCTTCTTCATCGGCGTGCCGTTCGCGCTGCTGGCGATCGTGCTGCTCCAGCGCACGCTCAAGCTGCCCACCGTCCGGCGCCGTGACGCCAAGATCGACTACCTGGGCGCGTTCCTGCTGGTCGCCGGTGTCTGCGCCCTGCTGATCTGGGTGTCGCTGGCCGGCAACAGCTTCGACTGGGCGTCCTGGCAGACCGCCGCGCTCACCGGTGGCGGTGTGCTCCTGCTCGCCGCCGCGGTCTGGGTCGAGGCGCGGGTGCCGGAACCGATCATCCCGCTCACGATCTTCCGCAACCGCACCGTCACCCTCACCACCGTCGCCAGCCTGCTGGTCGGCGTGGCCATGTTCGGCGGCACGGTCTTCCTGTCGCAGTACTTCCAGGTGTCCCTCGGCAAGTCGCCGACCGTCGCGGGCCTGATGAGCCTGCCGATGATCCTCGGCCTGCTGGTCTCCTCCACCATCGCGGGCCAGATCATCAGCGCCACCGGCCGGTGGAAGGTGTACCTGGTGGCCGGCGCGGTCGTGATGGCGGCCGGGCTCGCGCTGCTCTCCACCATCGACGCGGACACCGGCTTCGGGCTGCTCAGCCTGTACATGGCCGTGCTCGGCATCGGTGTGGGTCTGCTGATGCAGAACCTCGTGCTCGCCGCGCAGAACGACGTCCCCGCGGCGGAGCTGGGCGCGGCGACCTCCGTGCTGTCGTTCTTCCGCAGCATGGGCGGGACCGTCGGCACCAGTGTGCTCGGCGCGATCCTGGCCAACCGGGTCGCCAGTGAGATGACCAAGGGCTTCGAGGAGGGCGGGATGGCCACCGCCGGCGGCGGGGCCGCCGGGCACGGGGCCGTCCCGGACATGTCGACCCTGCCCGAGCCGGTGCGCGCCGTCGTGGAGCACGCGTACGGGGTGGCCACCGCCGACCTGTTCCTGATCGCGACGCCGTTCGCGCTGCTGGCGCTGGTCGCGGTGGTGTTCATCAAGGAGAAGCCGCTGAAGACCACCAGCGGCATGGAGCGCCTCGCGGAGGAGGCGGCGGCCGCGGGCACCCCGGCCGCCGATGCCGCCGTCGCGGAGCCGGCCGCCGCCGGGACCGGGCCGCGCGAGGGCGGACCGGGCGCCGGCGGCACCGAGGCCGCCCGGGTCGGCTGA
- a CDS encoding acyl-CoA dehydrogenase family protein: protein MSDPLLFNPRTYDPAHFDPETRRLLRATVDWFESRGKRRLIEDYRTRAWLGDFLDFAAREGLFATFLTPEAEGAGDPDKRWDTARIAALNEILGFYGLDYWYAWQVTVLGLGPVWQSDNAAARARAADLLAQGEVFAFGLSEKAHGADIYSTDMLLEPDGEGGFRANGSKYYIGNGNKAGLVSVFGRRTDVEGPDGYVFFAADSRHDAYHLVKNVVDSSKYVSEFRLRDYPVAPQDVLHTGRAAFDAALNTVNVGKFNLCTASIGICEHAMYEAVTHAHNRILYGRPVTAFPHVRRELTDAYVRLAGMKLFSDRAVDYFRTAGPDDRRYLLFNPMTKMKVTTEGEKVVDLLWDVIAAKGFEKDTYFGQAAVEIRGLPKLEGTVHVNLALILKFLRNHLLDPAEFPPVPTRHDAADDGFLFRQGPARGLGSVRFHDWRPAFDAHKHLPNVARFREQADALCEFVRTAAPGEEQSRDLDLLLAVGQLFALVVHGQLVLEQAGATGTDEDVLDELFAVLVRDFSAYAVDLHGKDSATAAQQDWALGAVRRPVVDENRSARVWARVESLSGTYEMAP from the coding sequence ATGAGCGACCCGCTGCTGTTCAACCCCCGCACCTACGACCCGGCCCACTTCGACCCCGAGACCCGCAGGCTGCTGCGCGCGACGGTCGACTGGTTCGAGAGCCGCGGCAAGCGGCGGCTGATCGAGGACTACCGCACCCGCGCGTGGCTGGGCGACTTCCTCGACTTCGCGGCCCGGGAGGGGCTGTTCGCGACCTTCCTCACCCCCGAGGCCGAGGGGGCCGGCGACCCGGACAAGCGCTGGGACACCGCCAGGATCGCCGCCCTCAACGAGATCCTCGGCTTCTACGGCCTCGACTACTGGTACGCCTGGCAGGTCACCGTCCTCGGCCTCGGGCCGGTATGGCAGAGCGACAACGCGGCCGCCCGCGCCCGCGCCGCCGACCTGCTCGCCCAGGGCGAGGTGTTCGCCTTCGGCCTGTCGGAGAAGGCCCACGGCGCCGACATCTACTCGACGGACATGCTGCTGGAGCCCGACGGCGAGGGCGGCTTCCGGGCGAACGGATCCAAGTACTACATCGGCAACGGCAACAAGGCCGGCCTGGTGTCGGTCTTCGGCCGCCGCACCGATGTGGAGGGCCCCGACGGCTACGTCTTCTTCGCCGCCGACAGCCGCCACGACGCCTACCACCTGGTCAAGAACGTCGTCGACTCCTCCAAGTACGTCAGCGAGTTCCGCCTCCGGGACTACCCGGTCGCGCCGCAGGACGTGCTGCACACCGGGCGGGCCGCCTTCGACGCCGCGCTCAACACCGTCAACGTCGGCAAGTTCAACCTCTGCACCGCCTCCATCGGCATCTGCGAGCACGCGATGTACGAGGCGGTCACCCACGCCCACAACCGGATCCTCTACGGCCGGCCCGTCACCGCCTTCCCGCACGTGCGGCGCGAGCTGACGGACGCCTATGTGCGGCTCGCCGGGATGAAGCTCTTCAGCGACCGCGCCGTCGACTACTTCCGCACCGCCGGGCCGGACGACCGGCGCTACCTCCTCTTCAACCCGATGACGAAGATGAAGGTGACGACCGAGGGGGAGAAGGTCGTCGACCTCCTCTGGGACGTCATCGCCGCCAAGGGATTCGAGAAGGACACCTACTTCGGCCAGGCCGCCGTCGAGATCCGCGGCCTGCCCAAGCTGGAGGGGACGGTCCACGTCAACCTGGCGCTGATCCTGAAGTTCCTCCGCAACCACCTGCTGGACCCCGCGGAGTTCCCGCCGGTGCCCACCCGCCACGACGCCGCCGACGACGGCTTCCTCTTCCGCCAGGGCCCCGCGCGCGGTCTGGGCTCGGTCCGGTTCCACGACTGGCGGCCGGCCTTCGACGCCCACAAGCACCTGCCCAACGTCGCCCGCTTCCGCGAGCAGGCGGACGCCCTGTGCGAGTTCGTCCGCACCGCCGCCCCCGGCGAGGAGCAGAGCCGCGACCTCGACCTGCTGCTGGCGGTGGGCCAGTTGTTCGCCCTCGTGGTCCACGGGCAGCTCGTCCTGGAGCAGGCGGGCGCCACGGGCACCGACGAGGACGTGCTCGACGAGCTGTTCGCCGTGCTCGTCCGCGACTTCTCGGCCTACGCCGTCGACCTCCACGGCAAGGACTCCGCCACCGCCGCGCAGCAGGACTGGGCGCTGGGCGCCGTCCGCCGCCCGGTCGTCGACGAGAACCGCTCGGCACGCGTGTGGGCGCGCGTGGAGTCCCTCTCGGGCACGTACGAGATGGCGCCGTAA
- a CDS encoding PadR family transcriptional regulator — protein sequence MALEHAILVSLLEKPGSGYELARRFERSIGYFWTATHQQIYRVLKRMAADGWVDVLDVAQQGRPDKKEYSVSPAGRSALAGWLHEPIEPESVRHEIAVKIRGAAFDEPAGLIAEVERHRRMHEDQLAHYLAGQARDFPPGTGEGPPGAAPDPGRELQHAVLRGGIAYERMMTAWLDDVLDTLRRLGPGG from the coding sequence ATGGCCCTCGAGCACGCGATCCTCGTCTCCCTGCTGGAGAAGCCCGGCTCCGGCTACGAGCTGGCCCGGCGCTTCGAGCGGTCCATCGGCTACTTCTGGACCGCCACCCACCAGCAGATCTACCGCGTCCTCAAGCGCATGGCCGCCGACGGCTGGGTCGACGTGCTCGACGTGGCACAGCAGGGGCGGCCGGACAAGAAGGAGTACTCGGTGTCGCCGGCCGGCCGCTCCGCCCTCGCGGGCTGGCTCCACGAACCGATCGAACCGGAGAGCGTGCGCCACGAGATCGCCGTCAAGATCCGCGGTGCCGCGTTCGACGAGCCGGCCGGACTGATCGCCGAGGTCGAACGCCACCGCCGGATGCACGAGGACCAGCTCGCCCACTATCTCGCGGGGCAGGCACGCGACTTCCCGCCCGGCACCGGCGAGGGGCCGCCCGGCGCGGCGCCCGACCCCGGACGGGAGCTCCAGCACGCCGTGCTGCGCGGCGGCATCGCCTACGAACGGATGATGACCGCCTGGCTCGACGACGTCCTGGACACCCTGCGCCGGCTCGGGCCCGGCGGCTGA